The genomic interval CGTGTCCCTTCGCGGGGACAAGGCACCCCTTCGCGCTGCCGCAGGCCGAAATTTCCAAAATTTCCACTCTGGCATTTCCAAGCTGCAGCTCGTTCCTGGTTTGGCCTTTTTATTGTTGTtggggctgggtttttttctttctttttcctatgCCTGCTCCTTTAACATCCCCACCATATCAGGAGCGGCAGAGCTGGGCGCGGTACCCGGGTTGTTGTCACTCGGGCTGTGTGTGGAGGAAATGGCCCTTTCCTGCAGCCGCAGATCGGGTTCCCCAGTCACTGGGAGCTGCCAGAGAGCTCATGTTCCCAAGTGTCCATCCAGGCAGCTCTGACCCACTTTGGGGGTGATTCCCTGGGAAAAAAGCTCTCGATGAGGTGAGGCAGATGCCGCAGGCAGAGCATCACCCCGCGGGGGCCAGTCCCCGCTCCCCGTTGGGCGGTCTGGCTCGGGACGAGCTCTCGGTGAGTCCAGAAAAGGGTGTTGATGGGGCGGAGGCAGCGGCTGTTGTGccagctgtggggctggctgccctcctggcaTGCCGCTGGGCTGCCCCGCTCGGAGAGGTGCCGGCTGCGCCCATCCCCACCCTGCCAACTCGCCATGGGGGACCATGAGTGCTCCGTGGTGACAGCCGCTCACTGCTCCCACAGACCCCCTTCTTGGCCGACGTCCCCCAGGGCATTCCCGGCGACGGAGCACAAGGCCAGACAGGGCTGGGCGCTGCAGCCAGCCAGGCCTGCTCCAGCCTGTGAATAAGCAGGAGACATTATCCCTTGGGTTGGTGTATGCCTCCCTGCATCTTGGTGCATGGGGTTGCTCACCACAGTAAGGTCTCATCGCCGCCTGTCCCTTTGCACACAGAGTTTGTCTTCCCTGCGGCCCCCCCAGTAGGTAttggggctgggagctgctgaggCAGCGTTTCCCGGCAGTGGCAATGGAGAAGGGGGCCGTTACCAAATGGAAAGAGCATGAGGCCAGGCATCtaggggctggcggggggccAGGGCCACCGCTCCAGGCCGGCCCTGGCCCTGTGCACAGGGAGCCTGGGAAAGCAGGGGGCCCCGGTCCCGCGGGCCCTGGCAGCCACAGCCTGGCCAGGCGCCAGCCCGCCGAGGGCGACTCGCTCCACTGCCCCCGGCGCTGCGCTGTACATCATCTGGGGGGGCTGTGCTCAGCTTCAGGCTGCCCCGTTGCacagggccgggggggggggggggggttcccGCAGGAGACGCTCCCGGAttgctccgccgccgccgcctccgtAAACAGGAAATCCACAAGTGGCTCCCATCTCCTTTTCAGGAGCAAAGCTGTATGGGGCATTCCTCCCCCTTTACTCACTGCTCTGCAAACCCCAAATACCATCCCTGTGACGGCACGGCTGCTCCAGCCACCCTACCCTGGCGAACGTACCTTGCTCCTCTCTGGGGCGGGAGCCGGAGGTGTGAGGACGCAGTGGAGGGGCTGCACATGCCGGGCTGGGGTTGCATGGCTGGGAGGAGCCAGCATCAAACAGGGCACTAGGAATGGAGAAAGGTGAGGGGATGCTTGGTCAGGCATCCCCTTCCAGTGAGCGCTGCCTTGTTGCAGAGTGCCAAGGGGTGTCGAGGGGTGTTCTGGATAGCAAATGCAGAAGTAActgctgaaaatgctttttttatatatatatatatatgtatatatgtatatatatgtgtatgtatatgtataaaaGAGACATGGGGTGACTGAGGGGTTTCTTCTTCCCCAGGCTGAGGCTGAAGTGGCTTCTCTGAACCGCCGTATCCAGCTGGtagaggaggagctggaccGAGCCCAGGAGCGCCTGGCCACCGCCCTGCAGaagctggaggaggctgagaaGGCGGCTGATGAGAGCGAGAGGTGTGACAGGAAGGGATGGGACAGCGAGGGTGGCGTTGGGTCATCACTGATTGAAGGCAGCCCCCTTGGTTTTGCAGTGGGGTCCCTCTGAAGTGATCTTATGGGGTTTGTGTTGGTTTTCCTGCAGACCCTGAAGGGAGAGAGCAAAGCCACAATGCAGAGAAGTCCCCCAGATACAGGCATTCTTAAAAAGGCTTTGAAATTTCCAGGGCACCCataaaatcctgaaaaatttgATCTGGCATTTATACAAATCTGGCTGTAACTAAAGCCGGAGGGTGCTTGGAGCCTGTTTTCTGTCCCAGAGTAGCCTCCTACACTGAAGGGCTGAACAACAGCCCAGGAGGGAACATCTGTGCCTGGGAAAACAGGTCAGCTTTTGAGAATGAACCAGCCTCATTCAAAAAAACAGTCCTGCGAAGTGTGTTGCCCCATCCTTGTGGCAAGCAGGTTTcccaggcaggagctgtgcagaCGAGGGCACTCAGGTTGTATGGGAGTGCCTGGACATGTCACTGCATTCCTGGCAGTTGCGTGAGCTTTTCCTTCCATTGGCAAAGACCAGTTTGAGCAACAGCATCTAAGCGAGAGGAGAACAGTCCAGGGGTCCCTGCTGTTGGGGTTTGGTGAAGCCCTGCTTGTGGGCATCACCCCTCAATGAGAAAAGGCTTTGCCACAGGATGTTTTCTAGCATTTTATAAAGGCTGCTGGCCTGTCAGGCTGCTTTTGTGGAGGTTGTGGCTGTCTCGTCTTGGGCTGCAcacatttttccccccaaatgaTGGGTTCAGGACCTGCCTGGCTGAGAGACACTGTAACCACATCTCCTTGCTCTAGAACATGGCCCTGGGGCCAGCTCCGCTGCTTTACTTGTGCGCAGGAGCATTCTTGAGGTACCGCTGGTGTGACCGTACTGCGTGGGGTGGCCAGCGAGTGCCAGCATCCCCAGACAATGTCCCATGTCTCTGGAGCTGGAGGGTGGCAGGGTTAGGGTActgtgggcaggcaggagaTGCAGGGTACCCACAACAGTAACGTCTTCTGGCTTGGGCTTTCCTCAGAGGCATGAAGGTCATCGAAAACAGGGCcatgaaggatgaggagaagATGGAGCTCCAGGAAATGCAGCTGAAGGAGGCGAAGCACATAGCTGAGGAGGCTGACCGCAAATACGAGGAGGTGCGTACCCCCTTCCCCCAGACCTGACCCCCCCTGGCAGCACCCGGGGCCGCCTTCTGCCCCCAGCCAGGGCAAGTACGGGGCCAACACGTGCCTCTTACTGCCATTGACAGGTTGCCCGCAAGCTTGTCGTCCTTGAGGGAGAGCTGGAACGCTCAGAGGAGAGGGCAGAGGTGGCGGAGAGGTGAGCGGGGCTCCTGATGGGCAGCATGCGGGGGTCCCACACAGCACTTGCCTCAAGTCCCTGGCAGCCCGTGGGGACAGGGAAGTCTCTGTGGGGACGGGCATGTCCCTCCCTGGGAGCGGCAGGGTCTGCCATTGGGGTGGTCCGTGGGCCTGCAGGCTGGGGGGAGGGGGATGCCGGCCCGCCAGCAGCACATCCTTGACCCTGTTCTCTGCTGtcccccccggggtgccccTCTTCCACCCCAGCCGAGTGAGACAGTTGGAAGAAGAGCTGCGGACCATGGACCAGACTCTCAAATCCCTCATTGCCTCAGAGGAAGAGGTACTGGGGCAGGGGCGCAGGGCGACGCGCAGCAGCCCCCCTCTCTCTGTCGCTGTCTCTTGAACCGTGCGAGCcacctctctcctctctgcaccGCTGCCTCCACCACCAACCTCCCCTCGCCTTCCTCTCCGGTGGGCGCAGGCTGAGCACgctcctccatccctctgtGCCTGCTCTCCTTCTCGGCGGGGCTGGCAAGAGCCCAGCCGGCGGTGATGCACGGGGCATCCGTGCAAGGAGGCACGAGGAACGGATGAACGGATgtgtcccagcagctcctgctcgcagcagctctgctccttctccaccTGCACtgagttttctcctctctcaacttgttctctctctttctttcctccttccccgcACCCGCTctttctgctccctcctctctcctccacccGCCCCTCggccctgctccccctcctGCTTGGGATGTAGTAAATGTGGTGACCTAGAGGAGGAGCTGAAAATTGTCACCAACAACTTGAAGTCCCTGGAGGCCCAGGCTGACAAGGTAGGACCtggtggggctgctggggctgggcagagtGTGTGGGGTCTGGGGATGCTGGGGTCTCCTGCTGGGGTGAAGGACGGCTGGAGGTGTCCCATGGGGCTCATGGGCACCCGTCTCTGTCTCTGCAGTATTCCACCAAGGAGGACAAGTATGAGGAGGAAATCAAGCTCCTAGGGGAAAAACTGAAGGAGGTAAGGGATGCCAGGCCAGCACTGCATTGGTGCAGGCATGAGTTTGCCATCCCGTGTGGGTTTTGACCCCATTGTGCCCGTGTCCAATCGCCCTTCCCAAAACTGCAGCGTGGCAGGGCGCCTGGGTTTGGGATGCCCCCATGGGGGGCATCAGTCTGCTCTGGTTTAGGGTGTGGGGGTCCACGAGGCCCTTGTCCCTTGCCTTTCCCAGGGGAGGGCTTGTGGGGGTGGTACAGGAGGTGCAGATGGGGCAGATTTGCGGTGCGGTGTAGCCTGCACCGTCCCGGTCATGCCTGCTGCTCACCCTCTCCCCGCTACTCTTCCGCAGGCTGAGACCCGAGCGGAGTTTGCAGAGAGGTCTGTGGCGAAGCTGGAGAAAACCATCGATGATCTAGAAGGTAAAATGTCCCTGCCAGCCTGTGTCCCTCTTTCCCAGGGAGCGCTTGCTGGGATGTGCCCCCAGCAGGGCTGAACAGGGCTTGGCCAGCGTgagggggtgggcaggggtccCGCGAGCGGGGAGGCTGGATGCCGTGGTGTCTGGCGTGGGAGCgcagagctgctggggtctGGGCTCTGCCCTCGGGTGGGGAATAGGGCCGCATCCACACCACCTGTGCCCGCACGCTCCCACCGCCCTCAGCCCCCTGCTCACAgccactctctctctctctgctgcctgctccccgcCCTGCTCCACCGTCTgccccccgcctgcccctcGCCTGCAGATGAAGTGTATGCGCAGAAGATGAAGTACAAAGCCATCAGTGAGGAGctggacaatgcccttaacgACATCACCTCCCTCTGAGCCTCCCGCTGGGCACTAGCACTGCACCCCCCCgcctgcctctcccctccccagctcgGCCACTTGCCTGCCCGGCCGTCCCACCACTCTCCCTGCCCGCTCTCTCCGACTCTGTCCTTCCTAGCCCGTGCCTGTCTGTTGGCTCCTTTGGGACAGGAGCCAGCCCGGGGTGTTCCTGCAATACCCCTCTTTGTGGGGAGACGAGGTGTAGGTGCATAGGGGTGtttggcagggcaggggagcagcCCTTGGGACCCCCGCACACTGCCCATGGGGTTGTAGGTCCGTGCCCCAGCATTGCCCAGAGGGGAAcagggctgtgcccaggagCCTTtagctccagcagctccctcctcagctgcccagcagcacaaGCACTGGGGACCCTGCAGCTCTGGGGCCGGGGGGTCACCTGCCCCCCACATCCCACCCCAGCAAAGGCCCCCGGTGCTGCTTGCTGGGCCCAGGGTGGGGAGGACCCGCACAGGGGAAGCGGCACCTCCACTGCCAAAGCTCAGGCTCGAGGGGTGGAGGGTTGGGTCCGGCTGTGCAGGCAGCCCTTTCcccggcaggcaggcagcccccAGGCCCCCGGCTCCTCCCTTGCCCGTGCCTCCCTCTGTCCTTTGCACATCGCTCTTCCGTTTGCATTTCATGACTTTTCTTTTATGTTCTGTCGCTCTGGGTTACTGAGTTGGTCTCAataaagtgttttctttccttggtttctcctttgttttcttcatgctCCTCTGTCCCTCATCTCCTGCCTGTCTCACGCGGGTGCTGGCAGCTGGGTGGTAGGAGGTGGTTGCAGGCAGCTTGCAGCTGTGGGACCCTCGGGACGGCCGTGGCTGAGCCCCGAGCAGCTCCCGCGCTGCCAGGCTGAGCAGGACGGGGCACTTTGTGCCTCGGCCTGGGGGATGAcctccaccaccccaccagctcTCATACACAGCTTTCCTCATCTCGTGCCATCTTCTCCATGCCTCTTTTGGCCTGCAATAGCAGGGTTAGAACTGGTCCTGCCCATTCCCTGTCTCCACTCCCAGCCATTGCCAAGCAGCAGTCTCAACCCTGGCATCTCTCCTGCATCACCCTCCCTCGATGAAGGGGCTGATCCTACCCTTCAGCAGCGATCCCTAAACAGGTGCCTGATCCTCTTCGTCCTCCTTCCTcagcatcctgccctgccccacaACCCAGTTCCCAAACTGATGGACCCATATCCCCAATCCTGCCCCAGGactgcctgcctcctcctgccagcccagctcaTCCCCGCTGCTGGCTGGGCAGCTGCAGAATTTCCAGCAAGGGCTTTGGGGAATGCTGTCTCTTTTCACTAACTtacctttctctctctcttccctctgctgcGCTGACGTCTCCTTTTTCTCTAGAGCGCTCCCGGCAGGAGGCCGAGAAAAACCGTGTTCTCACTAACGAGCTGCGGGTCATCCTTACCGAACTTAACAACTGAGCTGCCCAGAGTTCCcggccccagcacagcctccctgCTGCGTTTAAGCCAGGCTGGCTTGGGGCTGGgagcccctgcctgctcctcgCTGGGGCTAGGTGGGGTGTGGAGCCTTGGCTTATCCCCCCGAGGGTAACCGCCCTGCttggaggggacagggagacCCTCTGGAGCTGATGAGTTTTTcttgggagaggaaggaggggtTTTGTGATGTCCTGGGATGCCCATGCGGTGATGGCTGTCCCCTGGCATCAGCCTGGCACTGCCGGGGAGGGATGCAGTGGTTTGTATTGCTGCATTCCTCCCCTTGTCCCAGGATTCAGCAGccagcctcttcctcctcactctGGTCACCCCAAAATGTGCAGGGAGGATCCCCTTGGAGTGGGGTCCCTGCAggctgctgggagggctggggtaGGAGCTGGGGACCTGGAAGCACCTGCTGCCCCAAacctggggcaggggacaggaaAGACCTCAGCAGGGAGTGCTGGGAGATGGGGCTGGGTGGGTAGAGCTCTTGTCCCATCCCTGTCTCTAGAAGGAAGGAGGATGCCATTTGGAAGCGAGCGCTGGAGGAGGCTGCCTCGTCAGCgggctgcctggcagagctTGTAGCTGCAGCCTCGTTAGCTCTGCTCCTTGTCTCTCTGCTGTCGCTCTCTGCCAACCTTCCTGGGCTGTTGTCTCACTCCTTTTCTTCACGGAGCACCACTGGGTCACGCAGCAGGCGCTGTCTCTCCGCTTTCGctggccaagtgtttgtgcttgtGCCCACAGCCAGCCGGGGGTGATGCCCCGGGCAGGACGTGCTGGTGGCTGGCTAAGGAACGGTATCCACCAGTGGTACCTGCGCTGCGGAGGGCCTGGTGACACCATGGGAGGGTGGAAGCGATGAAGAGTGGGGACCGCCTGACCCCAGTGACTGGCCTGGCTGCCCTGGCAGGTCCCGGAGTGGCTGGGCTCATCCctgctggcagcggggctggactctgctctgcagggatgccccgctcagctggaggctgTCACCGTACTGAAATGTCCATCTGTGTGCGTATGTCTGTGCTTGGTGTGGTGTGCGTGGGTCCGGGTGCACCTGGGTACGCTTGGgctgtgtctgtgtgcgtgGCTGGGTGTCCCTTGTATTCACAGAGAGTCTGGCCAGTGCCAAAGAGGAGAACGTGGGCATCCACCAGGTCCTGGACCAGACCTTGTTGGAGCTGAACAACCTCTGAgctgccctggggagcccccgtccctcttccctgccccacACGTGCACCCCACTGGCACGCTCAGGATGTCATCAGCTGAACTGCGTCTTGGCCAAATCCACACATCCATTGAGAAGGGAAGCCCTGCAGCCTTATGCTGTGGCTCAGGGGCGTCTTGTCTGTGCACAGCCTGACTGGCTCTGTCCTGTCTTCGTGTCCAAATATTAAAGCAGTTTGACAAGGTGGATGGGTGTGCTTGGTCCTTGTGGGTGGATGCAGGCTCTGGGAGGCCTGGTGGGGGTCTCCCTGCCCAGTTCACACAAGCAGGCTCTGCAGGGGCTTGGGTCCAGGGTGGGCATGGCTGTCGTAAGGATGTCCTCTGCAGCCGTGGGGGGCTGGGAGCAATAATGCACGCGGTTTGGGCTGCATTCCCTCATCTCCATCACTTCCTTGGGATGCACAGGAAACCTCCATGTCTcaagctgtggtgggttgacccttcctggacaccaggtgcccaccacTGCTCcatcactccccctcctcaactggacagagggagaaaatacaatgaaaggctcatggatTGAGATACCTGCTCCACTGTAgacctccatgggctgtggggggacagcctgcctcaccatggtcttcaccatgggctcaggggaatctctgctccggtgcctgaagcacctcctccccctccttcttcactgaccttggggtctgcagggttgtttctctcacatattctcactcctctcttccggctgctgttgcacagcagattttcccccttcttaaatatgttaccaTGGAGGCACTACCACTGCCACTGATGGGCTCGTCCTTGGCCAGCAGCGGatctgtcttggagccagctggcagtGGCTttatcggacataggggaagcttctagcagcttctcacagaagccactcctgtagCCCAAaccgctaccaaaaccttgccatgcaaacccaatacacaagCTCAGTCCAAACTGACCATCCTCTTCAAGTGCACAGTGATAGACATATGTCAGTGGTGTGTCTCCTTCCACAGCCAACGCTACCTACCCAGGGAAGTCACAAGGTCTTTGACCTCTCCATGGAGTCTGCTTCATGGTTCATGTTCATGATGCCATCTGAGCATGCATACAAGCGTGTGGCCATGCATGCACACATTATCAGTTATCAGGGTCTTCTCCAGGTCTGTGGTTAGCTGCTTACCCTGTGTACCAGCTCCATTTTCTATTAGCAGTCGCTGAATGCCTGCCTGAGAGACAGCTGTATAAACTAGCAAATATTAATGCAGTAGGCAACCACTTCCCAAAGCATTCAGGAAGTTTCCTCCtggtttgctgtattttctccaacacaaagagaagagcagcaggacATGCCGCATTGCTGTCACCAAAACGGGCTGGATTCCCTGGGGATGCCCAAAGTCATGATCTCGTCCTGCCCTCTGCTTCGGGCCTCTCCGTGATGTGCACTGAGCCCTGTTGTCCCACGCTACCTGGCGGATATCACTTTAAAAGCACAGTCTCATGCTGCCAGGAAAACATAATTCAGGCTGACCCCTTGCTGAGCTGGGCCATCGCCCTAGCGATCGGCCAGCAGGCGTAGCTTTCGTTATCTGCTTTCCTTTATTTGCTCTGCCttgcagctcaggaaaggaGGGTGGTGAGattgcttctctttcctgcccaggtgctgctggcctcctgccctccccctgGCCCGACACCTCTGGTTTGTGGCTCTGAGAGTTTCTCCTACAGGGAAAAGGGCTCTCCTTGCATGGGGTGCTCATTTTCTGGTTGTCCTCCCAGGGTGCAAGACCCACCATGAGCCGCAGCCTTCTGCCCTGGatgtgctggagggaaggacGGTGCAGGGCTATCCTGCCCTGCCGAGCTGGCCCTGTGCAAGGGCTGGAGCTCCTCCTTGGGTCCGccttgcttttctgctgcacATCAGCTGAGCGATCCAGTTGTTTGGTCAAAGCAGCTTCCAGGTTGGGGCTTGTCAGGCTGCGAAAGGAACGAGAGTGTAAAACCACCTCTTCTCTGGGAGCCTGCACCCTGCACTGCAAACAAGCCTGCCCTGCGCTCCTATCAGGGTGCGTCCCCAGCGCCCAGACTCTGGGCGCCCTTTGCCTTCCTGCTGGGACAAAGAGCCCTTTCACACCCAGTGTTTTTCCCCttagctgctgctgcctcctggttTGGACCAGTCCGTTTAACTTAACCGTTTACACCCCGCTGCaagggcctttttttttttcctttggcagtGAGATCCTGGCTGCTGTTCCCAGATGATGCTCTGCCCCAAAGACTTGGGCCTATCTTTCATGGTTCAGCaaagctttgcattttctccattctcctACCCATCTCCTTCCCCCCACTGCTCTGCAGAAAGATGCAGGCTGGGGGAAGCTCTGGGAGGCTGAGGCACCGTGGAGTTGCTGGCAAGGGAGCTTGACCTGGAGGCATGTCTCCCCACATGCATCACTCAGACCTACACTGAAGACTGCAGTGCCcgtcccctcctccctccctccccctgcacCTCTCCCGTTGAATTTCAACCTTTGGATTTGTTGATCTTGGCCTGACAGACCGAAGATCTCCCGAAGAGCTTTCAGCCCTGGCGTGGGCTGCCACCCCATTGATAAACCACCACATTAACTTCCGGTAGCCTCTCACCTCTGCTCTCTTCTCCAGTTTTCTCATTGCTCTGGTGCCTCATCTCATCCCCGAATCCTTCCTGTTCAATACCCTTGAACTATGCACTGGAGGCGAAGGACCACACAAAATGCATCACAGAGACATTTTGATGAGACATGTTGAGCCGTGCAGAGCCAGACACAGACCACCGCCACTCCCCAGTCCCTCCCTGCATTTACAGCCCGAGACATTTGGGTGAGGGCGGGAAGAGCTGTGTTGCTGAGCTGTGTGGGTTTTGCAGGGCTCTGGGTAATTTCAGAAAAGGTCAGGCCGCCTAAAGCCAAATACGGCACAAAGCTCCCAGTCTCCAAATGAGCATTACCGATTTGTTGATCCCAGCAGAAGACAAGACAGCTGGAGGAAAACGCAGACAGCCATAACCACATGGCACTGTCTCATTTCTGTACAAGTTATGTACGTCCCATATGCAGCACTCGGTACCGCACCCCGTATCAGGGCAGTGCCGCCTGAGCTGTGAATGTGGAACAGGCAGCGCAGGAGAAGCTTGTGGCCCCTGCCCCACAcgctccagggctgcagggggtCTGAGAGCAGTGCCAGAGCCCCCCTGCAGCAAGGCAGGCCTATGGCAGGGTGACAGGCAGCTAGAGACCCTTGGGGACAGTCAGCACGCCTCACCCAACCCCTGGCACCCTTGGCTGGCCCAGGTCCTGGGGCACAGCGCAGGGCCCCCCTCCCTGGGTGGCCCCTGTGAGGGCTGTGGTGACAAGGCCAGACTCGCCTGGGAGCAGGCTGTGTCCCCAGGGTACAGGCTGTGTCCCCAAGGTACAGGCTGTGTCCTTCCATGACACGACCAGATCCCATCCTGTGCGCGCTGCGTCCGCCTGGTGCAGGCCGCACCCACCCGTGACAGGACCAAGTTACCCCCGGCGACAGGCTGTGGCCTCCCGCCCGCCGGTGCAagccatgtcccccccagtGCTGGCTGCGCCCCCAGCCACGGCACAGGTCCCCCCGTGACACGCCTGAGCCCCCCAGCGCAGGCCATGCCCCGCCATCACAGGCCCAGGGCCCACCCCCTGACAGGCCCAAGCCCCGGGGTTCAGGCCGTGTCCCCTCAGTGCAGGCCGTGCCTCCGCCCGCGAcaggccccgctcccccccggtGCGAGACCCGACCCCCCGCTGCCAGCCGCGCCCCGCCATGACAGGCCCTCATCCCGCCCCCGACCCCGCCCCAGCGCGCCGCTTCCGGCGGCCGCGGCGTGCGCAGGCGGCGCGTGACGTCAGGCGGCCCCGGAAGGGCGGGGGAGGGGAAGCGGGCCGCGGGGCCGGTCCGGTCCGGTCCGAGCTTCCGGGTCCCGTCCCGGGTCCCGCGTCCCGGGTCCCGCCGCCATGACGCTCGCCGTCTTCTTCGGGTGCACCTTCATCGCTTTCGGGCCGGCGCTCGGACTCTTCCTCTTCACCATCGCCCGCGACCCGCTCCGCATCATCATCCTCATCGCCGGGTCAGTCCCGCACCGGGAGCGGCACCGGGGGGGGCACTGGTGCCACCGTGGGTTCTGGTACTGGTACCAGTACTGGTGTGGCACCAGTATTGGTGGTGGTACCAGTATGGGCGTGACAGGGGCGCTGGTACCAGTGCTGCTACTGGTACCGGTATGGGTGTGATGGGGTGTTGGTACCAGTACCAGTACTGGTACCAGTATGGGTGTGATGGGGTGCTGGTACCAGTACCAGTACTGGTACCAGTATGGGTGTGATGGGGTGCTGGTACCAGTACCAGTACTGGTACCAGTATGGGTGTGATGGGGTGCTGGTACCAAGCCGGTACTGGTAACGGTATGGGCGTGATGGGGTGCTGGTACCAGTACCAGTACTGGTACCAGTATGGGTGTGATGGGGTGCTGGTACTAGTACCAGTACTGGTACCAGTATGGGTGTGATGGCGTGCTGGTACCAGTGCCGGTACTGGTACCAGTATGGGTGTGATGGCGTGCTGGTACCAGTGCCGGTACTGGTACCAGTATGGGTGTGATGGGGTGCTGGTACCAGTGCCGGTACTGGTAACGGTATGGGTGTGATGGAGTGCTGGTACCAGTGCCGGTGCTGGTACCAGTATGGGCGTGACAGGGGTGCTGGTACCAGTGCCGGTGCTGGTACCGGTATGGGCGTGATGGGGTGCTGGTACCAGTGCCAGTGCTGGTACCGGTATGGGCGTGACAGGGGTGCTGATACCAGTGCCAGTGCTGGTACCAGTATGGGTGTGATGGGGTGCTGGTACCAATGCTGCTACTGGTACCAGTATGGGCGTGATGGGTTGCTGGTACCAGTGCCGGTGTTGGTACCGGTATGGGTGTGATGGGGTGCTGGTACCAGTGCCGGTGCTGGTACCGGTATGGGCGTGATGGGGTGCTGGTACCAGTGATGGTGCTGGTACCAGTATGGGCATGACAGGGGTGCTGGTACCAGTGCCAGTGCTGGTACCAGTATGGGTGTGATGGGGTGCTGGTACCAGTGCCGGTGCTGGTACCGGTATGGGTGTGATGGGGTGCTGGTACCAGTGATGGTGCTGGTACCAGTATGGGCGTGACAGGGGTGCTGGTACCAGTGCCGGTGCTGGTACCGGTATGGGCGCGATGGGGTGCTGGTACCAGTGATGGTGCTGGTACCAGTATGGGTGTGATGGGGTGCTGGTACCAGTGCCGGTGCTGGTACCGGTATGGGCGTGATGGGGTGCTGGTACCAGTGATGGTGCTGGTACCAGTATGGGCGTGGCAGGGGTGCTGGTACCAGTGCCAGTGCTGGTACCAGTATGGGTGTGATGGGGTGCTGGTACCAATGCTGCTACTGGTACCAGTATGGGCGTGATGGGGTGCTGGTACCAGTGCTGGTGTTGGTACCGGTATGGGTGTGATGGGGTGCTGGTACCAGTGCCGGTGCTGGTACCAGTATGGGTGTGATGGGGTGCTGGTACCAGAGCTGGTGCTGGTACCGGTATAAGAATCACAGGGGCACTGGTACCAGTATGGGCATGACAGGGGCGCTGGTACCAGCGTGGGTGTGACAGGGACGTGACTGGTACTGGCAGAGGCACAACGCGGGGACCAGTACCAATACTCATACTGGTGCTGTTGTGGGCACAACAGGGGCACCAGTACCAGTGCTCAGACTGGTGCTGTTGCTTGCATGACAGGGGCACCAATATTGTTTCTCTTACTGGTACAG from Gavia stellata isolate bGavSte3 chromosome Z, bGavSte3.hap2, whole genome shotgun sequence carries:
- the TPM2 gene encoding tropomyosin beta chain isoform X5 produces the protein MEAIKKKMQMLKLDKENAIDRAEQAEADKKQAEDRCKQLEEEQQGLQKKLKGTEDEVEKYSESVKEAQEKLEQAEKKATDAEAEVASLNRRIQLVEEELDRAQERLATALQKLEEAEKAADESERGMKVIENRAMKDEEKMELQEMQLKEAKHIAEEADRKYEEVARKLVVLEGELERSEERAEVAESRVRQLEEELRTMDQTLKSLIASEEEYSTKEDKYEEEIKLLGEKLKEAETRAEFAERSVAKLEKTIDDLEDEVYAQKMKYKAISEELDNALNDITSL
- the TPM2 gene encoding tropomyosin beta chain isoform X15 — translated: MAGINSIDAVKKKIQSLQQVADEAEERAEHLQREADAERQARERAEAEVASLNRRIQLVEEELDRAQERLATALQKLEEAEKAADESERGMKVIENRAMKDEEKMELQEMQLKEAKHIAEEADRKYEEVARKLVVLEGELERSEERAEVAESRVRQLEEELRTMDQTLKSLIASEEEYSTKEDKYEEEIKLLGEKLKEAETRAEFAERSVAKLEKTIDDLEERSRQEAEKNRVLTNELRVILTELNN
- the TPM2 gene encoding tropomyosin beta chain isoform X9, coding for MEAIKKKMQMLKLDKENAIDRAEQAEADKKQAEDRCKQLEEEQQGLQKKLKGTEDEVEKYSESVKEAQEKLEQAEKKATDAEAEVASLNRRIQLVEEELDRAQERLATALQKLEEAEKAADESERGMKVIENRAMKDEEKMELQEMQLKEAKHIAEEADRKYEEVARKLVVLEGELERSEERAEVAESKCGDLEEELKIVTNNLKSLEAQADKYSTKEDKYEEEIKLLGEKLKEAETRAEFAERSVAKLEKTIDDLEERSRQEAEKNRVLTNELRVILTELNN
- the TPM2 gene encoding tropomyosin beta chain isoform X17, producing the protein MAGINSIDAVKKKIQSLQQVADEAEERAEHLQREADAERQARERAEAEVASLNRRIQLVEEELDRAQERLATALQKLEEAEKAADESERGMKVIENRAMKDEEKMELQEMQLKEAKHIAEEADRKYEEVARKLVVLEGELERSEERAEVAESRVRQLEEELRTMDQTLKSLIASEEEAETRAEFAERSVAKLEKTIDDLEESLASAKEENVGIHQVLDQTLLELNNL
- the TPM2 gene encoding tropomyosin beta chain isoform X1; amino-acid sequence: MEAIKKKMQMLKLDKENAIDRAEQAEADKKQAEDRCKQVGEDGCPPPSLVGTTLPPDPHSPSLPQLEEEQQGLQKKLKGTEDEVEKYSESVKEAQEKLEQAEKKATDAEAEVASLNRRIQLVEEELDRAQERLATALQKLEEAEKAADESERGMKVIENRAMKDEEKMELQEMQLKEAKHIAEEADRKYEEVARKLVVLEGELERSEERAEVAESRVRQLEEELRTMDQTLKSLIASEEEYSTKEDKYEEEIKLLGEKLKEAETRAEFAERSVAKLEKTIDDLEDEVYAQKMKYKAISEELDNALNDITSL
- the TPM2 gene encoding tropomyosin beta chain isoform X13 — its product is MAGINSIDAVKKKIQSLQQVADEAEERAEHLQREADAERQARERAEAEVASLNRRIQLVEEELDRAQERLATALQKLEEAEKAADESERGMKVIENRAMKDEEKMELQEMQLKEAKHIAEEADRKYEEVARKLVVLEGELERSEERAEVAESKCGDLEEELKIVTNNLKSLEAQADKYSTKEDKYEEEIKLLGEKLKEAETRAEFAERSVAKLEKTIDDLEDEVYAQKMKYKAISEELDNALNDITSL
- the TPM2 gene encoding tropomyosin beta chain isoform X12 produces the protein MAGINSIDAVKKKIQSLQQVADEAEERAEHLQREADAERQARERAEAEVASLNRRIQLVEEELDRAQERLATALQKLEEAEKAADESERGMKVIENRAMKDEEKMELQEMQLKEAKHIAEEADRKYEEVARKLVVLEGELERSEERAEVAESKCGDLEEELKIVTNNLKSLEAQADKYSTKEDKYEEEIKLLGEKLKEAETRAEFAERSVAKLEKTIDDLEESLASAKEENVGIHQVLDQTLLELNNL